A genomic region of Barnesiella viscericola DSM 18177 contains the following coding sequences:
- the recF gene encoding DNA replication/repair protein RecF (All proteins in this family for which functions are known are DNA-binding proteins that assist the filamentation of RecA onto DNA for the initiation of recombination or recombinational repair.) — protein sequence MILSRLSIVNFKNIAQADLHFSPNVNCFLGNNGMGKSNLLDAIYYLSFCKSYTRNPDSQNIRHGEEFFVLQGYYERNGNDEELYCGIKRRQKKSFKRNKKEYDRLSDHIGFAPLVLSTPSDNELILGGSEERRKFIDQVISQFDKPYLGTLIRYNKALEQRNALLRQECREEMLYDIWEEQMGQAAAEIYESRRRFLQAFIPVFRRFYGNISSQNEVADLVYTSHLADGPLLAQLQTSRPRDMAIGYTTRGIHRDDMEMMLGDYPMKRIGSQGQCKTYLVALRLAQYDFLREQGDTAPLLLLDDIFDKLDAERVKQIIRLVSSDHFGQIFITDTNRQYLDEIIQSIGSQYSIFSVNRGEFEVLEGKLP from the coding sequence ATGATTCTCTCCCGGCTATCGATAGTCAATTTCAAAAATATCGCTCAGGCAGACCTGCATTTCTCGCCCAACGTCAACTGTTTTCTCGGGAACAACGGTATGGGCAAAAGCAATCTGCTCGATGCCATCTACTACCTTTCGTTTTGCAAGAGCTACACCCGCAACCCCGACTCGCAGAACATTCGCCACGGCGAGGAGTTCTTTGTCTTGCAGGGTTACTACGAGCGCAACGGCAACGACGAGGAGTTGTATTGCGGCATCAAGCGCCGGCAGAAGAAGAGCTTCAAGCGCAACAAAAAGGAGTATGACCGGCTGTCGGACCACATCGGGTTTGCCCCGTTGGTCTTGTCGACCCCCTCGGACAACGAGCTGATTTTGGGCGGCAGCGAGGAGCGCCGCAAATTCATCGACCAGGTTATCAGCCAGTTCGACAAGCCCTACCTGGGTACGCTCATACGCTACAACAAGGCGCTGGAACAGCGCAACGCCCTGCTGCGGCAGGAGTGTCGCGAAGAGATGCTCTACGACATCTGGGAGGAGCAGATGGGCCAAGCGGCGGCTGAGATTTACGAGAGCCGCCGACGCTTTCTGCAAGCCTTCATTCCCGTGTTCCGCCGTTTCTATGGCAACATCTCGTCACAGAACGAGGTGGCCGACCTCGTCTATACCTCGCACCTGGCCGACGGTCCCTTGCTGGCCCAGTTGCAGACCTCGCGGCCTCGCGACATGGCCATCGGATACACCACCCGGGGCATACACCGCGACGACATGGAGATGATGCTGGGCGACTATCCCATGAAACGCATCGGCTCGCAGGGGCAGTGCAAAACCTACCTCGTTGCCCTACGGCTGGCTCAATACGATTTCCTGCGGGAACAGGGCGACACCGCCCCTCTGCTGCTGCTCGACGACATCTTCGACAAGCTCGATGCCGAGCGGGTGAAACAGATTATCCGCCTCGTCTCGTCCGACCACTTCGGGCAGATATTCATCACCGATACCAACCGCCAGTATCTCGATGAAATCATTCAATCCATAGGGTCTCAATACAGTATCTTCTCGGTCAATCGAGGAGAGTTTGAAGTTTTGGAAGGAAAATTGCCATGA
- a CDS encoding DciA family protein produces the protein MKKQDALSIGEIISQFIAENKLEQKLDETQVMRLWPRIAGETVNAYTQSMHVHNRTLYVQLSSAVLRNELMMLRNDLLRRFNDEFGHPVIDNIVFR, from the coding sequence ATGAAAAAACAAGATGCACTCTCGATCGGCGAAATCATTTCGCAGTTCATCGCCGAGAACAAGTTGGAGCAGAAGCTCGACGAGACACAGGTCATGCGCCTGTGGCCCCGCATTGCCGGCGAAACGGTCAACGCCTACACCCAGTCGATGCACGTGCACAACCGCACCCTCTATGTACAGCTGTCGTCGGCCGTGCTGCGCAACGAGTTGATGATGCTGCGCAACGACCTGCTGCGCCGGTTCAACGACGAGTTTGGCCACCCGGTTATCGACAACATCGTTTTCAGATAA
- a CDS encoding acyl-CoA thioesterase — translation MESIDTPIFHHSQPLQIRFNDVDLLGHVNNSIYFAFYDLGKSRYFEAVKAQNIDWKKADVVIANVNADFVAPIYPGESVAVQTCTTEIGHRSFKLLQQIVNTETGQVKGICRTVMVGFDVQSGVAAAISDEWKEALCRFEGRDLRKK, via the coding sequence ATGGAATCTATCGACACACCCATATTCCACCACTCCCAACCCCTGCAAATCCGGTTCAACGACGTCGATCTGCTGGGGCATGTCAACAACTCCATCTACTTTGCCTTCTACGACCTGGGGAAGTCGCGCTATTTCGAGGCGGTCAAAGCCCAGAACATCGACTGGAAGAAGGCCGACGTCGTCATCGCCAACGTCAATGCCGATTTCGTAGCTCCCATCTACCCGGGAGAGTCGGTGGCCGTGCAGACCTGCACCACCGAAATCGGCCACCGCAGTTTCAAATTGTTACAACAAATCGTCAACACCGAGACGGGCCAAGTGAAGGGCATCTGCCGCACGGTAATGGTGGGATTCGACGTACAATCGGGCGTAGCCGCGGCCATCAGCGACGAGTGGAAGGAGGCCCTCTGTCGATTCGAGGGTCGCGACCTGCGAAAAAAATAA
- a CDS encoding SIS domain-containing protein: MNFNERIQDILHKEAQAILDIPVSDQFEKAVNLIVEQVHQKGGKLVTSGMGKAGQIAMNIATTFCSTGIPAVFLHPSEAQHGDLGILQKNDLMLVISNSGKTREILELLQLASTLMPELKFIVITGNNQSELAQRADVCLFTGAPGEVCPLGLTPTTSTTLMTVIGDILVVGAMEATHFDVHQYALRHHGGYLGTRSREQSQKKD, from the coding sequence ATGAATTTCAACGAAAGAATACAGGATATCCTGCACAAAGAGGCACAAGCCATTCTCGATATCCCCGTCTCGGACCAATTTGAAAAGGCCGTCAATCTCATCGTCGAACAGGTGCACCAAAAGGGGGGCAAACTCGTGACCAGCGGCATGGGCAAGGCCGGACAAATTGCCATGAACATCGCCACCACCTTCTGCTCGACCGGTATCCCGGCCGTGTTTCTCCACCCCAGCGAAGCCCAGCACGGCGACCTGGGCATCTTGCAGAAGAACGATTTGATGCTGGTCATCTCCAACTCGGGAAAAACCCGCGAAATACTTGAACTGCTCCAACTGGCCTCGACCCTGATGCCCGAACTGAAATTCATCGTCATCACCGGCAACAACCAGAGCGAACTGGCCCAACGGGCCGACGTCTGCCTCTTCACCGGCGCTCCGGGCGAGGTATGCCCGCTGGGACTCACCCCCACCACCTCGACCACCCTCATGACGGTAATCGGCGACATTCTCGTAGTAGGAGCCATGGAGGCTACCCACTTCGACGTACACCAGTATGCCCTGCGTCATCACGGCGGCTACCTAGGTACCCGCTCGCGCGAACAGAGCCAAAAGAAAGACTAA
- a CDS encoding carbohydrate kinase family protein produces MRKIIGIGESILDIIFKNQQPSHAVPGGSTFNTLISLGRLGVPATFISEIGHDVVGDMILDFMQKNHVATENLDIFYEGKTPISLAFLDENNEAKYLFYNQFPDDRLNFVWPRIDKDDIIVFGSYFALNPALRDRVREFVEFAKERKAIIYYDPNFRNAHAHEAVKLMPSVLENLEYADVVKGSTEDFNNLFHMTDPQKLYIDHIKFYCPNFICTRGEAGVELFCNQGNRHFDTTPVTPVSTIGAGDSFNAGVLFGLLKHDITLDRLYTLTPDEWAPIIQYGMEFSAAVCLSMDNYIDPDFAARYRTED; encoded by the coding sequence ATGCGTAAAATCATAGGAATAGGAGAATCCATTCTCGACATCATCTTCAAGAACCAGCAACCCTCCCACGCCGTGCCGGGAGGCTCCACCTTCAACACCCTCATCTCGCTGGGACGACTGGGCGTACCGGCCACCTTCATCAGCGAAATCGGCCACGATGTGGTGGGCGACATGATTCTCGATTTTATGCAGAAAAACCACGTAGCGACCGAAAATCTGGATATTTTCTACGAAGGCAAGACCCCCATTTCGCTGGCCTTCCTCGACGAAAACAACGAAGCCAAATACCTGTTCTACAACCAATTTCCTGATGACCGGCTCAACTTTGTCTGGCCCCGCATCGACAAAGACGACATCATTGTCTTCGGCTCCTACTTTGCCCTGAACCCCGCCCTGCGCGACCGGGTGCGCGAGTTTGTCGAGTTTGCCAAGGAGCGCAAGGCCATCATCTACTACGACCCCAACTTCCGCAACGCCCACGCTCACGAAGCGGTCAAGCTCATGCCCTCGGTCCTCGAAAATCTGGAATATGCCGATGTAGTGAAAGGCTCCACCGAGGACTTTAACAACCTGTTCCACATGACCGACCCGCAAAAGCTCTACATCGACCACATCAAGTTCTATTGCCCCAACTTCATCTGTACCCGGGGCGAAGCCGGCGTCGAGCTGTTTTGCAACCAGGGCAACCGACACTTCGACACCACGCCGGTCACCCCGGTGAGCACCATCGGAGCCGGCGACTCGTTCAACGCAGGCGTTCTCTTCGGTCTGTTGAAACACGACATCACGCTCGACCGGCTCTACACCCTCACACCCGACGAGTGGGCCCCCATCATTCAGTATGGCATGGAGTTCTCGGCGGCCGTCTGCCTGAGCATGGACAACTACATCGACCCCGATTTTGCAGCCCGCTATCGCACTGAGGATTAG
- a CDS encoding tyrosine-protein phosphatase, translating into MPKIEGEVQIYQSTNPERFDTERPPVRTAKIQNGYILIPDTLKRQRSYFLLRFNDRDEHVVGARAERLKYIENFRDLGGYTSKNGKQLRWGKIFRSGEFNSLTASSIDRIKNMGIKTLIDFRDSEDVIKPSPELGLDNVINLPGSLHYRQNLLPRLQKEELRRGDANLFMQDLYVAMISGSKRAFKSMFNQLLVEDNYPIVLSCVNGKDYTGFAVSLLLSALDMPEEVIMNDYLLSNRYFDRRRTAFDPKDCCDDTQEALSLIQTADSRFLSYARDYIRQKYGSINTYLEEELGMTPEKRRQLKAYLLH; encoded by the coding sequence ATGCCGAAAATCGAGGGAGAAGTACAAATTTACCAGTCGACCAACCCCGAACGATTCGATACCGAACGACCGCCGGTTAGAACGGCCAAAATCCAAAACGGCTATATCCTCATACCCGATACGCTGAAACGGCAGCGCTCCTATTTTCTCCTCCGCTTCAACGACCGCGACGAACACGTCGTGGGAGCCCGGGCCGAACGACTGAAATACATCGAAAATTTCAGAGACCTGGGCGGCTACACCTCCAAAAACGGCAAGCAGTTGCGGTGGGGCAAGATATTCCGCTCGGGAGAGTTCAACTCGCTGACGGCAAGCAGCATCGACCGCATCAAGAACATGGGCATCAAAACCCTCATCGATTTCAGAGACAGCGAAGATGTGATCAAACCCAGCCCCGAACTGGGCCTCGACAACGTCATCAACCTGCCGGGCTCTCTGCACTACCGCCAGAACCTGCTGCCCCGACTGCAAAAAGAGGAGTTGCGACGAGGCGACGCCAACCTCTTCATGCAAGACCTCTACGTAGCCATGATTTCGGGCTCGAAACGAGCCTTCAAATCAATGTTCAACCAACTGCTGGTAGAAGACAACTATCCCATCGTGCTCAGTTGCGTGAACGGCAAGGACTACACCGGTTTTGCCGTGTCGCTGTTGCTGAGCGCCCTTGACATGCCCGAGGAGGTTATCATGAACGACTACCTGCTCTCCAACCGCTACTTCGACCGTCGCAGAACGGCCTTCGACCCCAAAGACTGTTGCGACGACACGCAGGAGGCCCTCTCGCTCATACAGACGGCCGACAGCCGGTTCCTCTCCTATGCCCGCGACTACATTCGCCAAAAGTACGGCTCCATCAACACCTATCTGGAAGAAGAGTTGGGCATGACTCCCGAGAAACGCCGCCAACTGAAAGCGTACCTGCTGCACTGA
- a CDS encoding DEAD/DEAH box helicase, producing the protein MKTFQELGICDEILKAITELGYENPMPVQEQVIPHLLNEETDLVALAQTGTGKTAAFGLPVIQRIDLGLCQPQALILSPTRELCLQIAGDLTDYSQYIDGLRILPVYGGSSIESQIRSLKKGVHIIVATPGRLLDLLERKTVRLDHVSTVIMDEADEMLNMGFLDSINAILAQVPQERKMLLFSATMPREIEQIARTYMHNPQEIVVGSRNEGAENVRHVYYMVHAKDKYQALKRIADYYPNIYGIIFCRTRRETQEIADQLIADGYNADSLHGELSQAQRDAVMQKFRLRNLQLLVATDVAARGLDVTDLTHVINYGLPDDIETYTHRSGRTGRAGKSGVSVAIIHSREKGKMRAIEKIIGKKFERGLVPTGEQICEKQLFNLADRIEKVKVNEEAIAKFLPNISRKLGWLTEQDLIKRIVSLEFNRLIDYYRDTPDLDLPDENTRKPKGESAAKGDRKGRDKDSRTAEEGFERIYINLGKAHGFFPPNLIEMINSLVPGRVNIGRIDLLPAYSLFDVEKGAAKKVVGALKGCEFYGHRIYAEIATDKDYAGKGRRKGKEGDSRRKGGDKHYGSARKGGSDSRFKHEHRPSNSRKERRK; encoded by the coding sequence ATGAAGACATTTCAAGAACTGGGTATCTGTGACGAGATACTGAAAGCGATTACCGAATTGGGATATGAAAACCCCATGCCCGTACAGGAACAGGTAATCCCCCACCTGCTGAACGAAGAGACCGATCTGGTCGCCCTGGCCCAGACCGGAACGGGCAAAACCGCCGCCTTCGGTCTGCCCGTGATACAACGCATCGATCTCGGCCTATGCCAGCCACAGGCCCTTATCCTGTCGCCCACCCGCGAGTTGTGCCTGCAAATCGCCGGCGACCTTACCGACTATTCGCAATATATCGACGGGCTGCGCATACTCCCCGTCTACGGTGGCTCGAGCATCGAGAGCCAGATAAGAAGTCTGAAAAAAGGGGTGCACATCATCGTGGCCACTCCGGGTCGTCTGCTCGACCTGCTCGAACGCAAAACCGTGCGACTCGACCACGTCTCGACCGTCATCATGGACGAGGCCGACGAGATGCTCAACATGGGATTCCTCGACAGCATCAACGCCATTCTCGCCCAGGTACCTCAGGAGCGCAAGATGCTCCTCTTCTCGGCTACCATGCCGCGCGAAATCGAACAGATAGCCCGCACCTACATGCACAATCCGCAGGAGATTGTGGTGGGCAGCCGCAACGAAGGAGCCGAGAATGTGCGCCACGTCTACTACATGGTACACGCCAAGGATAAATACCAGGCTCTCAAACGCATTGCCGACTATTACCCCAACATATACGGCATCATCTTCTGCCGCACCCGCCGCGAAACTCAGGAGATTGCCGACCAGCTCATTGCCGACGGCTACAACGCCGACTCGCTGCACGGCGAGCTGTCGCAGGCCCAACGCGACGCCGTAATGCAGAAGTTCCGCCTGCGCAACCTGCAACTGCTCGTGGCTACCGACGTGGCGGCTCGCGGGCTCGACGTGACCGACCTGACCCACGTCATCAACTACGGTCTCCCCGACGACATCGAGACCTATACCCACCGCAGCGGCCGCACCGGCCGAGCGGGTAAATCGGGCGTATCGGTCGCCATCATTCACAGCCGTGAGAAGGGCAAGATGCGTGCCATCGAAAAGATTATCGGCAAAAAGTTCGAACGGGGACTAGTCCCCACCGGCGAACAGATTTGCGAGAAGCAGCTCTTCAACCTGGCCGACCGCATCGAGAAGGTGAAGGTAAACGAAGAGGCTATTGCCAAATTCCTGCCCAACATCTCACGCAAGCTGGGGTGGCTCACCGAGCAGGACCTCATCAAACGCATCGTATCGCTCGAATTCAACCGCCTGATCGACTACTACCGCGATACCCCCGATCTCGACCTCCCCGACGAGAATACCCGCAAACCCAAAGGCGAATCGGCTGCCAAGGGCGACCGAAAAGGACGTGACAAAGACTCCCGCACGGCCGAGGAGGGATTTGAGCGCATCTACATCAACCTGGGTAAAGCCCACGGCTTCTTCCCGCCCAACCTCATCGAGATGATCAACTCGCTCGTGCCCGGGCGGGTCAACATCGGACGCATCGACCTGCTGCCCGCCTACTCCCTCTTCGATGTCGAGAAGGGTGCCGCCAAGAAGGTGGTCGGAGCCTTGAAAGGGTGCGAATTTTACGGGCACCGCATCTATGCCGAGATTGCCACCGACAAAGACTACGCCGGCAAAGGCCGACGCAAGGGCAAGGAGGGCGACAGCCGACGCAAAGGAGGCGACAAGCACTACGGTTCGGCCCGGAAAGGCGGTTCGGACAGTCGCTTCAAGCATGAACACCGCCCGTCAAACTCCCGTAAGGAGCGACGGAAATAG
- a CDS encoding Fic family protein, with product MDILCKIKASEREAEALQQTLHEIDELSTRWNTLCAAPFDPERMSPGIETTIAASLALENMPYSPSLVHKIVTDKTHSGSKTESLIQGYYTILQALYADAHKYPLCEDTIVALHTALFPNGKENSGSHATTRPAAVNFLDYKAPTLFNRSRTVSVNNEIRDLVEWTNRELTRSDHHPLVIIAAFTYEFISIHPFREGKGELSRILSTLLLLQNHYEWARATSIDSLIEQQCSTYYQTLKRGQQNRYSSQENITAWVLFLCNIWLQALRSLVTNLPEPEVAPPVSPSGELHTPSSATPAENPATPPVYLNSRQKRVLAVLEREEPAKVSDLAHRLQGVSINTLKKDLLYLRQHNLITAHGVLKGTIYTLKK from the coding sequence ATGGATATACTCTGCAAGATAAAAGCCTCTGAACGAGAAGCCGAGGCATTACAACAGACGCTGCATGAAATAGATGAATTGTCAACTCGGTGGAACACCCTCTGCGCCGCCCCCTTCGACCCCGAGCGAATGTCACCGGGTATCGAGACAACCATAGCGGCATCACTCGCTCTCGAAAATATGCCTTACTCCCCTTCGCTGGTTCACAAAATAGTGACCGACAAAACTCACTCCGGGAGCAAAACGGAGAGTCTGATACAGGGCTATTACACGATACTGCAAGCGCTCTATGCCGATGCCCATAAATACCCCTTGTGCGAGGATACCATCGTAGCCCTGCACACCGCCCTGTTCCCCAATGGCAAAGAGAACTCGGGCAGCCACGCTACGACTCGCCCCGCAGCGGTCAACTTTCTCGACTACAAGGCACCCACCCTTTTCAACCGCAGCCGCACGGTATCGGTCAACAACGAGATACGCGACCTGGTCGAATGGACCAATCGCGAACTGACCCGCAGCGACCATCACCCGCTCGTAATCATCGCCGCCTTTACCTACGAGTTCATCTCGATACACCCGTTCCGTGAAGGGAAAGGCGAACTCTCGCGCATACTCTCGACCCTGCTGTTGCTCCAAAACCACTACGAATGGGCCCGCGCCACATCGATCGACAGCCTCATCGAGCAACAATGCTCGACCTACTACCAAACCCTGAAACGCGGACAACAGAACCGCTACTCCTCACAGGAGAATATCACGGCATGGGTCCTGTTCCTGTGCAACATCTGGTTGCAGGCTTTGCGCAGCCTCGTTACCAACCTTCCCGAACCCGAGGTTGCTCCGCCAGTCTCTCCCTCGGGAGAGCTCCACACCCCATCGTCGGCGACTCCAGCCGAAAACCCTGCAACACCCCCTGTCTACCTCAACAGCCGGCAAAAACGGGTTCTGGCTGTTCTTGAACGGGAAGAACCGGCCAAAGTGAGTGACCTTGCACATCGGTTGCAGGGAGTATCCATCAATACCTTGAAAAAAGATCTGCTCTATCTGCGACAGCACAATCTCATCACCGCACACGGAGTACTCAAAGGGACCATATACACCTTGAAAAAATGA
- a CDS encoding NAD-dependent epimerase/dehydratase family protein, with protein MKRILVIGSTGQIGSALMTKLRNEYGNNNVVAGYIEGVPLSDDLKYGGPLEVADVTNAPQIAAIVDKYKIDSIYNLAAILSAQAEKKPLLAWNIQIGGVLNLLEISREKGCSLFTPSSIGAFGDSSPKVKTPQETIQRPRTIYGVSKVSCELLSDYYFYRYGVDTRSVRFPGLISYETLPGGGTTDYAVEIYYAAVKGEKFEIPVKAGTFMDMMYMPDALKAMVMLMEADPSRLKHRNSFNIASMSFDPEIIYHEIKKFYPDFVAEYKIDPVRQQIADSWPDLLDDSCARAEWDWKPDYDLESMSVDMIEHLKKKLLK; from the coding sequence ATGAAAAGAATTCTTGTAATCGGATCGACCGGACAGATAGGTTCGGCCCTCATGACGAAACTCCGCAATGAGTATGGAAACAATAATGTCGTAGCCGGATATATCGAGGGGGTACCCCTGAGCGATGACCTGAAATACGGAGGCCCCTTGGAGGTGGCCGATGTGACAAACGCGCCACAAATCGCGGCTATCGTCGACAAATACAAAATCGACTCCATCTACAACCTGGCTGCCATACTCTCGGCACAAGCCGAAAAAAAGCCCTTGCTGGCCTGGAATATCCAAATCGGCGGTGTGCTCAATCTGCTCGAAATCTCACGCGAAAAAGGCTGCTCACTCTTTACTCCCAGCTCCATTGGAGCTTTCGGCGACTCCTCGCCCAAAGTAAAGACCCCGCAAGAGACCATACAGCGCCCCCGCACCATCTATGGGGTGAGCAAGGTATCGTGCGAACTGTTGAGCGATTACTATTTCTACCGCTACGGAGTCGACACCCGCTCGGTGCGATTCCCCGGCCTCATCTCCTACGAAACCCTGCCGGGCGGCGGTACCACCGACTATGCCGTCGAGATTTACTACGCGGCCGTGAAAGGCGAGAAATTCGAAATTCCGGTCAAGGCGGGGACCTTCATGGACATGATGTACATGCCCGATGCCCTCAAAGCCATGGTCATGTTGATGGAGGCCGACCCTTCGCGACTGAAACACCGCAACTCGTTCAACATCGCCTCCATGAGCTTCGATCCTGAAATCATCTACCACGAAATCAAGAAATTCTATCCCGATTTCGTGGCCGAATACAAAATCGATCCCGTGCGCCAGCAGATTGCCGACTCGTGGCCCGACCTGCTCGACGACTCCTGTGCCCGCGCCGAATGGGACTGGAAACCCGACTACGACCTCGAATCGATGTCGGTCGACATGATTGAACACCTGAAAAAGAAACTTCTTAAATAA
- the kbl gene encoding glycine C-acetyltransferase: MFTRMKEYLAHELADIKANGLYKEERTIITPQSSAIRIAEKNGEVLNFCANNYLGLSDNPRLIAAAKKAMDTHGFGMSSVRFICGAQDLHRELEKAIARYFKTEDTILYASCFDANGGVFEPLFTAEDAIISDALNHASIIDGVRLCKAKRYRYANANMEELEHCLQEAQAQRFRIIVTDGVFSMDGNVAPMDKICELAEKYDALVMVDECHSAGVVGPRGRGVSELFNLYDRIDIHTGTLGKAFGGAIGGFTTGPKEIIDMLRQRSRPYLFSNSLPPAVVGAGIEVFKMLDESDELHDRLMENVTYFRDKMMAAGFDIKPTQSAICAVMLYDAKLSQTFASQMLDEGIYVTGFYYPVVPQGQARIRVQLSAAHKREELDACVNAFIKVGKNLGVLK, from the coding sequence ATGTTCACACGAATGAAAGAGTATCTGGCCCACGAACTAGCCGACATCAAGGCTAACGGCCTGTACAAAGAAGAACGTACCATTATCACTCCGCAAAGTTCGGCCATCAGAATTGCCGAAAAGAACGGAGAAGTGCTCAATTTCTGTGCCAACAACTATCTGGGACTGTCGGACAACCCCCGCCTCATCGCCGCCGCCAAGAAAGCGATGGATACCCACGGGTTCGGCATGTCGTCGGTACGCTTCATCTGCGGCGCCCAAGACCTGCACCGCGAACTCGAAAAGGCGATTGCCCGCTATTTCAAAACCGAAGATACCATTCTCTACGCCTCTTGCTTCGATGCCAACGGAGGTGTGTTCGAACCCCTCTTCACGGCCGAAGATGCCATCATCTCCGATGCCCTCAACCACGCCTCGATTATCGACGGTGTACGCCTCTGCAAGGCCAAACGCTACCGTTATGCCAACGCTAACATGGAGGAGCTGGAACATTGCTTGCAGGAGGCTCAGGCTCAACGCTTCCGCATCATCGTGACCGACGGTGTCTTCTCGATGGACGGCAACGTGGCTCCCATGGACAAAATCTGTGAACTGGCCGAGAAATACGATGCACTGGTCATGGTCGACGAATGCCACTCGGCCGGGGTCGTAGGCCCTCGCGGACGGGGTGTGAGCGAACTGTTCAACCTCTACGACCGCATCGACATACACACCGGTACGCTGGGCAAAGCCTTCGGCGGCGCCATCGGCGGTTTCACCACCGGTCCCAAAGAGATTATCGACATGCTGCGCCAGCGGTCGAGACCCTACCTCTTCTCCAACTCGCTGCCCCCTGCCGTGGTGGGCGCCGGTATCGAGGTGTTCAAGATGCTCGACGAGAGCGACGAACTCCACGACCGTCTGATGGAGAACGTCACCTACTTCCGCGACAAGATGATGGCTGCCGGATTCGACATCAAGCCCACCCAGTCGGCTATCTGCGCCGTGATGCTCTACGACGCCAAACTGTCGCAAACCTTTGCCTCCCAAATGCTCGACGAGGGTATCTACGTAACCGGATTCTACTATCCCGTCGTTCCGCAAGGTCAGGCCCGTATCCGCGTACAGCTCTCGGCCGCTCACAAGCGCGAAGAGCTCGACGCCTGCGTCAACGCCTTCATCAAGGTGGGTAAGAACCTCGGTGTTCTCAAATAG
- the ribF gene encoding riboflavin biosynthesis protein RibF has product MTAEYTETYPQQPLFAALGVFDGVHRGHRAVIARVESEAAARGLSSAVITFRAHPQQVLRPQVPFRMLTSPEERETLLRQTGIDRVIFLDFTREMSLLSAFDFLQILSSHYRVKGLIIGYDHRFGHNRAEGFDDYVKYGQRLGMEILHADELVTDAGPVSSSIIRELLIKGDLTTANHLLSYPYTLHGKVVNGFHVGRELGFPTANIDIDYPDKLIPANGVYAARIVLPDGNRYNGMLNIGNRPTLNRPNDYSIEANLFDFSGNLYGLSLAVELIRYMRPEQTFADITALRAQLVADEAAIRKILSE; this is encoded by the coding sequence ATGACTGCCGAATATACCGAAACCTATCCTCAACAACCTCTCTTCGCCGCGCTGGGCGTGTTCGACGGCGTGCACCGGGGGCACCGGGCCGTCATCGCACGGGTTGAGTCCGAGGCGGCTGCACGGGGATTGTCGTCGGCGGTCATTACCTTTCGCGCCCACCCCCAGCAGGTACTGCGCCCGCAAGTCCCCTTCCGCATGCTCACCTCGCCCGAGGAACGGGAAACGCTTTTGCGACAGACGGGGATAGACCGGGTGATTTTTCTCGATTTCACCCGCGAGATGTCGTTGCTGTCGGCCTTCGATTTTCTGCAAATTCTGTCGTCGCACTATCGGGTAAAGGGCCTTATCATCGGGTATGACCACCGTTTCGGGCACAACCGGGCCGAAGGATTCGACGACTACGTGAAATATGGACAGAGGTTGGGTATGGAGATTCTACATGCCGACGAACTGGTGACCGATGCCGGCCCGGTGAGCTCGTCGATTATCCGCGAACTGCTGATAAAGGGTGACCTCACGACCGCCAATCACCTGCTGTCGTATCCCTACACGCTGCACGGGAAGGTGGTAAACGGCTTTCATGTGGGGCGCGAACTGGGATTCCCTACGGCCAATATCGACATCGATTACCCCGACAAGCTGATTCCGGCCAACGGCGTCTATGCCGCGCGAATCGTGTTGCCTGACGGCAACCGGTACAACGGTATGCTCAATATCGGCAACCGACCTACGTTGAATCGTCCCAACGATTACAGCATAGAGGCGAACCTGTTTGATTTCTCGGGCAATCTGTACGGCTTGTCCCTGGCCGTCGAGCTCATACGCTACATGCGTCCCGAACAGACCTTTGCCGACATCACGGCACTGCGGGCGCAACTGGTTGCCGACGAAGCGGCCATTCGCAAAATCCTGTCGGAATAA